A segment of the Anaerolineales bacterium genome:
CGGCTTCTTTGGTTGATGGACCCGCAGGGAACGCCAAGGAGGAGAAGATGTCCGACGAACGACTGCAGGGTGCCGTCAAGTGGTTCAGCCGGGTGAAAGGCTACGGCTTCATCACCCCAGACGGCCAGGAGAAGGAAATCTTCGTTCACTTCAGCGGCATTGAAGGAGAGGGATTCCGCAATCTCGAAGAGGGCGAGCGCGTTTCCTTCGTCGTCGAGGAGACCCCCAAAGGACCGCAGGCGGCGCAGGTTCGTCCGCTCCCGGCAGAAGAAACCTAGGCGGCCAGCGGCTGGCGCCCGCTGGCCGCCCGCAGGCAGAATCCGACTGCTACAATAGCCGTGTGGGGACGCTGTTTCTCGTAGCCACCCCGATCGGGAACCTGGAAGACATCACGCTGCGCGGCCTGCGCCTGCTCTCTCAGGT
Coding sequences within it:
- a CDS encoding cold-shock protein; the encoded protein is MSDERLQGAVKWFSRVKGYGFITPDGQEKEIFVHFSGIEGEGFRNLEEGERVSFVVEETPKGPQAAQVRPLPAEET